A part of Aegilops tauschii subsp. strangulata cultivar AL8/78 chromosome 2, Aet v6.0, whole genome shotgun sequence genomic DNA contains:
- the LOC109765771 gene encoding FCS-Like Zinc finger 8 yields the protein MACAFFFDAEPVSEPGVHALDACALCTKPLARDSDIFMYRGDTPFCSDECRHEQMRLDAACARAAARRQKQFSTGTGSGRARRECWEVSVAS from the coding sequence ATGGCTTGCGCCTTCTTCTTCGACGCCGAGCCGGTCAGCGAGCCCGGCGTGCACGCCCTGGACGCGTGCGCACTCTGCACCAAGCCGCTGGCAAGGGACAGCGACATCTTCATGTACAGAGGGGACACGCCCTTCTGCAGCGACGAGTGCCGCCACGAGCAGATGCGGCTCGATGCCGCTTGCGCCAGGGCGGCCGCCCGGAGGCAGAAGCAGTTCTCTACGGGAACTGGGTCCGGGCGTGCACGCCGGGAGTGCTGGGAGGTGTCCGTCGCCAGCTAA